The sequence ggcggtgagagcgGCGGCGGTTCCGGCGTGGTGTTGCTACGGCGCACAAGTGTCGGCGGAGGGGGTTTTTTCAGGGAGCTCTTACCCCAAGTGGAGTTGTTCGTAAAACagactggtggtggtggtgggggaggaggaggaggaggagcttgaGGCTGGGGGTTCACCACAGCTACTCTCGGAGGTCCACCGCTATGCGTTTCGCTCCCGGGGGGAGGCGGAGGCGGGAACAGCTCAGACGGTGGCGGCGGGGGAGGGAAGTAGGCACACTCGGCTGGCGGGGAGGGGAAGTCACCGCCGGATTGCTTCGCCTGGCTCACTTTGGCCTGAAGACCCAAGGACAGGTTGGCCAGGTTCAGCTTACCGGGTTTTGGGGGCGCGCGGGGTCCCCCTGAGGGATCCTTTGATGGAGACCCAGTTGAGGCAGAGGTGGGAGATTGGGAGGACGAAGGGACGTTGCTCTGCGGGGCAAACTTACTGAGAAGATTCCTCCTGGATTCTTCATAGAACGCTGAAGAGTTGGACTTGATGCTGGAGTCCCTCTGGGGGGTCGGAGGAGGTTTTTTCCATCCTAGACTGGAGGGTGACGTCCTCACGGGTGATTCCATGTTCCCCAGAGGAAGGGGAGGGGGTGGTGGCGTCGGACAGAAGGCAGGGGCTAACGGGGCTGGCGGCGGAGCAGGAAAACCAGCACTGTTGACTTGAACGCTATCTGGAGGGGGCGGGAACTCTGAAGACTGCAGCTGCTGGCCGCCAACAGGCTGCCATTTCGGTTTGGACTTGACTGCGGGCGGGGAGAGGGGAACTTTGGGGCTCTCCGTGTGGTTGGCTACTTGGGACGAAGCCCCTGGAAACTGACTTGCGAGCTGTTTGACCAAAGACGAGACGGGGGGCGTTCCCGTGGAAACGGGCGGGGGCTTGGACAGGCTGTGCTGCTTGGGAAGAGTCGGCGGAGGCTGGCTGCAGGTGTAGCCCGTCTGGAGGCTGAACTGCTTCTTGAGGGGTGCCGGTGGaggagggggcggcgggggtgGCAGCCCACCCATGGTGGCCGGTGGTGGGGCTGGTGGGAAAGGTGAGACAGGCGACACGGGCTTGGGGGCAGTATGAGGAACAAATCCTGGGGTAAAGGATTTGGGTGGCGCTGGTGGAGGAGGTGGGAACTGGGCAGACACCGGGAGCCGCtggggaggtggcggtgggggcggtggaggaggtggtgggggtggcggcggcggcgatggGGTCGGAGCAGGAGGCGGGGAGTCTTCCACTTCGCCGTTTGCAGCCAGGAGATCTCGTGGCGGGCTGGGAAACCGTTCTTTTAGTGCGCGCTTCAGCCCGATTGGATAAATGGATTGGCTGATGGGCGCCGCtgatgatgggggcgggggagGAGGGGGTTGAAATAGTCCTCCATTGGTCtgcggaggcggcggcgggaTGAAGGCAGCGAGGGCATTTGGGCTGGGTGGGCCGAACTTGAGCGCAGCCATGGCGGAACCGGGAGTTGGCATGGATGGCGGCGGtggaggcggcggcggaggcgggACATTAGTCCTTGCTGCAATGTGATTGACATTTGGTTTGATTTGCACCTTTGCGGGGGGCGGCGTTTGGGATGGGGGAGGTGGCTGAGGATGCATCCTGTGGTGACTGCCAGCCTGGTTCTGGTTCTGCAGCCTAGTTATCGTGCTGAACTTGTACATGTTGAGGGCTGGAGAGTAGTGCGACATGGTTTGGACTGGGAGTGGTGGAGGTGGCGGGGGCGGTGGCGGGGGCGGTGGCGGAGGAGCTGGCTGTTGCTGTGGGGAACACGCGTGGCTGTAGTTACTCACGCCGCCGTGTGGCGGCGGTTGGGACATCACGACGTTGTAGCTTCTCGCTTTGTGCGGCGGCTGATTGGAGTTTGCGTgcgtctgctgctgctgctgctgctgaagtGACGGCGGGGGTGGAGGCACTTGGATGTAGCTGTTCTGGGGGGGCGTGTGGCCGTAGCCGCTCGTGGCGTGCGGCTCCTGCTGTTGCGGAGGCTGCTGCAAGCGCTGGGGCGACTGCGGGAACTGTTGAGGCGACTGAGGCTTTGGGGGCAGGTGCTGCTCAATTGGGTGCGGTTGAGACGGTTGTTGGGGGTGAGGCTGAGGCGGAGGAGGTGTCGTCAGGGCCGCGTGGTCAACCGAATGCTGGCTGTGATGGCGGTGACTGTGGGAAGCATGTGGCAAGGTGGCGGCGCCTCTGGAAGCCTCCATTCGCATCTGATGGAAGCAGACAGTGAAGAAAACCGACAGACTTGAGCCCCTTACGTAACAACCATCAAAGCCACCGTCATGTGGGTGCAGTCCCAATGCGGGATGGCAGATTAAAGCTGACGAGAATTATTATCAGAGGCGGTTGGGTACGATCAGTTTTAAATTCACAGCCTGTGTGTTTAAAGCAATTTTTTACTAGCAACTTTAGcaactttttttaaaggcccagtctgccggtttcactcaggaaaatgcactttttaaatacaggatttaaacaaacaaactacttctcaatttacagctctgggcttctcttaatgtctggtggtgattttgtcctaaacccccaccccccccagcctatattttgccattttgtgttttgtaaacagcaggaCGCTTctgtgtttacacccctccagccaatcgcagagcggggggggggggggggggggtgggggggggtggggggggcgtgtcacaaacgggggccgggcgaatttgccggttgcgtgacatcactcccacggcaatttgacagcacacacggattattttgtttttctcactcactcactcacagaagcttacatgcatgaatgagtgagtgaaaaaaaaaaaatctgtgtgtgctttcaaattgccgcgggagtgacgtcacgcatccgacgcgttcgcccggccccgtttgcgacacgccatcccccgctctgcgattggctggaggggtgtaaacaccgtctttccacagaaacgtcccgctgtttacaaaacaaacacaaaatggcaaaatacaggctgggggaggtgggtgtttaggacaaaatcaccaccagacattaaaagaagcccagagctgtaaattgagaagtagtttcgtttaaatcctgtatttaaaaagtgcattttcctgagttaaacctggcagactgggcctttaaagtcTTAAGtgacaaattaataaataatcacacaatgtaaGTCCAACATTTTTTGGTCCTGCGATCgacttttcctttcttttttctgttttaaatgGAACGAGTGGGGATCGTACATGAGCCCTCAGGTGCGGCAGATCAATGCTTTACTACTTGAGCTAAAGTTTTAGGCTGCTTTCACAGCTCAGGACATATGTAATGCTAAGGAAGTGAGCTTCATATAccgctcaactcaactcaagttaatTTGTAtaacgctttcaaacagcctaagctg is a genomic window of Festucalex cinctus isolate MCC-2025b chromosome 2, RoL_Fcin_1.0, whole genome shotgun sequence containing:
- the raph1b gene encoding ras-associated and pleckstrin homology domains-containing protein 1b isoform X3, whose protein sequence is MEQVSDDELDHGAEEDSDKEDQDLDKMFGAWLGELDKITQSMDDGKPQKALQKPPLRQETNIANFSYRFSMYNINEALNQGDTVDLDALMADLCTIEQELSTISKPNSRSQSKRTPGGRGANAKHPGTSGGGSSGGSASSSTRASPANTVRGGSVNTRPAASNISLDDITSQLEKASLSMDEAARQTSSSSSSSSSSVSSATLRRPSSGSSAGGQHHRRTGSVGAVSEQEAPSQRSSVNSACASASSMDSLDIDKGMTAGEVDGRSSPTAQRQNQTSTEEEHAAKLKAEKIRVALEKIKEAQVKKLVIRVHMSDESSKTMMVDERQTVRQVLDSLLDKSHCGYSPDWSLVETITELQMERIFEDHENLVENLLNWTRDSHNKLMFIERIEKYALFKNPQNYLLGRKETSEMADRNKEALLEECFCGGSVSVPEIEGVLWLKDDGKKSWKKRYFLLRASGIYYVPKAKAKASRDLVCFLQLDHVNVYYGQDYRSKYKAPTDYCLALKHPQIQKKSQYIKYLCCDDVRTLHQWVNGIRIAKYGKQLYMNYQEAMRRTEAAYDWSSLSTSSIRSGSSSASIHESQSNHSGHSDSGVDTASCHGRSQSVVSSIFSEAWKRGTQLEENTKMRMEASRGAATLPHASHSHRHHSQHSVDHAALTTPPPPQPHPQQPSQPHPIEQHLPPKPQSPQQFPQSPQRLQQPPQQQEPHATSGYGHTPPQNSYIQVPPPPPSLQQQQQQQTHANSNQPPHKARSYNVVMSQPPPHGGVSNYSHACSPQQQPAPPPPPPPPPPPPPPLPVQTMSHYSPALNMYKFSTITRLQNQNQAGSHHRMHPQPPPPSQTPPPAKVQIKPNVNHIAARTNVPPPPPPPPPPSMPTPGSAMAALKFGPPSPNALAAFIPPPPPQTNGGLFQPPPPPPPSSAAPISQSIYPIGLKRALKERFPSPPRDLLAANGEVEDSPPPAPTPSPPPPPPPPPPPPPPPPPQRLPVSAQFPPPPPAPPKSFTPGFVPHTAPKPVSPVSPFPPAPPPATMGGLPPPPPPPPPAPLKKQFSLQTGYTCSQPPPTLPKQHSLSKPPPVSTGTPPVSSLVKQLASQFPGASSQVANHTESPKVPLSPPAVKSKPKWQPVGGQQLQSSEFPPPPDSVQVNSAGFPAPPPAPLAPAFCPTPPPPPLPLGNMESPVRTSPSSLGWKKPPPTPQRDSSIKSNSSAFYEESRRNLLSKFAPQSNVPSSSQSPTSASTGSPSKDPSGGPRAPPKPGKLNLANLSLGLQAKVSQAKQSGGDFPSPPAECAYFPPPPPPSELFPPPPPPGSETHSGGPPRVAVVNPQPQAPPPPPPPPPPPVCFTNNSTWGKSSLKKPPPPTLVRRSNTTPEPPPLSPPPQLPPPTSPKGSSGQPNFLADLNRTLKRKSVGRQGKVDPAGTMDDMALPPPPPELLLEQGKQSNGGNDGYMSGNISGYATLRRGPPPAPPKRGDATKLTG
- the raph1b gene encoding ras-associated and pleckstrin homology domains-containing protein 1b isoform X2, whose product is MEQVSDDELDHGAEEDSDKEDQDLDKMFGAWLGELDKITQSMDDGKPQKALQKPPLRQETNIANFSYRFSMYNINEALNQGDTVDLDALMADLCTIEQELSTISKPNSRSQSKRTPGGRGANAKHPGTSGGGSSGGSASSSTRASPANTVRGGSVNTRPAASNISLDDITSQLEKASLSMDEAARQTSSSSSSSSSSVSSATLRRPSSGSSAGGQHHRRTGSVGAVSEQEAPSQRSSVNSACASASSMDSLDIDKGMTAGEVDGRSSPTAQRQNQTSTEHSYLDQETSLILKSIAGKPSHLLTKEEHAAKLKAEKIRVALEKIKEAQVKKLVIRVHMSDESSKTMMVDERQTVRQVLDSLLDKSHCGYSPDWSLVETITELQMERIFEDHENLVENLLNWTRDSHNKLMFIERIEKYALFKNPQNYLLGRKETSEMADRNKEALLEECFCGGSVSVPEIEGVLWLKDDGKKSWKKRYFLLRASGIYYVPKAKAKASRDLVCFLQLDHVNVYYGQDYRSKYKAPTDYCLALKHPQIQKKSQYIKYLCCDDVRTLHQWVNGIRIAKYGKQLYMNYQEAMRRTEAAYDWSSLSTSSIRSGSSSASIHESQSNHSGHSDSGVDTASCHGRSQSVVSSIFSEAWKRGTQLEENTKMRMEASRGAATLPHASHSHRHHSQHSVDHAALTTPPPPQPHPQQPSQPHPIEQHLPPKPQSPQQFPQSPQRLQQPPQQQEPHATSGYGHTPPQNSYIQVPPPPPSLQQQQQQQTHANSNQPPHKARSYNVVMSQPPPHGGVSNYSHACSPQQQPAPPPPPPPPPPPPPPLPVQTMSHYSPALNMYKFSTITRLQNQNQAGSHHRMHPQPPPPSQTPPPAKVQIKPNVNHIAARTNVPPPPPPPPPPSMPTPGSAMAALKFGPPSPNALAAFIPPPPPQTNGGLFQPPPPPPPSSAAPISQSIYPIGLKRALKERFPSPPRDLLAANGEVEDSPPPAPTPSPPPPPPPPPPPPPPPPPQRLPVSAQFPPPPPAPPKSFTPGFVPHTAPKPVSPVSPFPPAPPPATMGGLPPPPPPPPPAPLKKQFSLQTGYTCSQPPPTLPKQHSLSKPPPVSTGTPPVSSLVKQLASQFPGASSQVANHTESPKVPLSPPAVKSKPKWQPVGGQQLQSSEFPPPPDSVQVNSAGFPAPPPAPLAPAFCPTPPPPPLPLGNMESPVRTSPSSLGWKKPPPTPQRDSSIKSNSSAFYEESRRNLLSKFAPQSNVPSSSQSPTSASTGSPSKDPSGGPRAPPKPGKLNLANLSLGLQAKVSQAKQSGGDFPSPPAECAYFPPPPPPSELFPPPPPPGSETHSGGPPRVAVVNPQPQAPPPPPPPPPPPVCFTNNSTWGKSSLKKPPPPTLVRRSNTTPEPPPLSPPPQLPPPTSPKGSSGQPNFLADLNRTLKRKSVGRQGKVDPAGTMDDMALPPPPPELLLEQGKQSNGGNDGYMSGNISGYATLRRGPPPAPPKRGDATKLTG